Proteins encoded by one window of Nicotiana tabacum cultivar K326 chromosome 10, ASM71507v2, whole genome shotgun sequence:
- the LOC107818409 gene encoding uncharacterized protein LOC107818409 isoform X2, giving the protein MSGGFFRGTSAEQDTRFSNKQAKLLKSQKFAPELEHLVDMTKVKMDVMKPWIAKRVTELIGFEDEVLINFIYGLLERKVVNGKEVQISLTGFMERNTGKFMKELWALLLSAQNNASGVPQLFLEAKEEEMRKKKVETDRIANEIHKKKERESRELDQEKRKMMDDYASNSRQKNAALEPSPKHQPRVRSTDDLDHVDRNGSRRIHRSRVKYSPIRHAPPVKTEAHKGSRSLERSRPISSRSPQRDVYDRKDSRKKESLLPPRRRRSPSVSESPRSRSASESPPTKRERSPSENRGPKSTLNQRERKTIDTDSPNPGKLREHRVSSNISAKIADEKEMNHSREAFEHKPRSSRKIATTPDPNKDLEKGRDEEEFSEFHSHSDRMESRKRNEVMKSEKFSAMMEQTKELDQQKSPSSHRHSHSVKRERESYAGESFKAEKEYLSHANYIKGKELLESETPLTSSRKVEQNDQSGDEGSASEESEKRRAKVKEKRKHKRSGKYESSSDDSYDSDVEDRKEAKRRRKEERRWKKEEKRRRREERQRRKEERHAQKLKSKSANAMSSPSDTERNPDCHASYDEHLRKGDVEESESMQKRLEIELREKALESLRAKKGISH; this is encoded by the exons ATGTCGGGCGGGTTTTTCCGG GGTACGTCGGCCGAGCAGGACACTCGGTTCTCTAATAAGCAAGCTAAGCTGTTGAAATCTCAGAAGTTCGCTCCTGAATTGGAACATCTG GTGGACATGACCAAAGTAAAGATGGATGTAATGAAACCATGGATTGCCAAACGAGTTACCGAGCTTATTGGTTTTGAAGATGAAGTTCTTATCAATTTCATTTATGGCCTTCTTGAACGAAAG GTAGTTAACGGCAAGGAGGTTCAAATTTCACTTACTGGATTCATGGAAAGAAACACTGGCAAATTTATGAAAGAGCTTTGGGCGCTACTACTTAGTGCACAGAACAATGCAAGCGGTGTTCCTCAGCTGTTCCTAGAAGCCAAAGAAGAggaaatgagaaagaagaag GTTGAGACGGATCGAATTGCCAACGAGATTCATaagaaaaaggagagagagagTAGGGAGCTGGATCAAGAGAAAAGGAAGATGATG GACGATTATGCCAGCAATTCGAGACAAAAAAATGCTGCACTGGAGCCAAGTCCGAAACACCAGCCTCGGGTGCGCTCCACAGATGATTTAGACCATGTTGACAGGAATGGCTCAAGAAGAATACACAG GAGCCGTGTAAAATACTCCCCTATTCGACATGCTCCTCCAGTAAAAACTGAGGCGCATAAAGGATCCAGATCATTGGAACGTAGTCGTCCTATTTCTTCTAGGTCACCACAGAGGGACGTATATGACCGTAAGGATTCACGAAAAAAAGAGTCGCTTTTGCCTCCTCGGCGACGGCGGTCACCATCTGTTTCAGAATCTCCACGCTCCAGATCAGCCTCAGAATCTCCACCAACAAAAAGGGAAAGGAGTCCTAGTGAAAATAGAGG GCCAAAGAGTACTTTGAACCAGAGGGAGAGAAAGACAATTGACACTGACAGCCCAAATCCCGGGAAATTGAGAGAGCACAGAGTTAGTTCTAACATTTCTGCGAAAATTGCAGATGAGAAAGAAATGAACCATTCAAG GGAGGCCTTTGAGCATAAACCTAGGTCTTCAAGAAAAATTGCTACAACACCTGATCCAAATAAAGATCTTGAAAAGGGGCGGGATGAGGAAGAATTTTCTGAATTTCATAGCCATTCAGATCGCATGGAGTCAAGAAAGCGAAATGAAGTGATGAAGAG TGAAAAATTTTCTGCAATGATGGAGCAAACAAAGGAACTGGATCAACAAAAGTCACCATCAAGCCATAGACACTCTCATTCAGTTAAGAGGGAAAGGGAATCATATGCTGGGGAGAGCTTCAAAGCAGAGAAGGAATACCTGTCTCATGCAAACTATATCAAGGGCAAAGAGCTACTTGAGTCAGAAACTCCCCTCACTTCATCAAGGAAAGTTGAGCAGAATGATCAAAGTGGTGATGAGGGTTCTGCTTCTGAGGAAAGTGAAAAGCGTAGAGCTAAAGTTAAGGAAAAAAGAAAGCATAAGAGGTCTGGCAAATATGAGTCATCGTCAGATGATAGTTATGACTCTGATGTTGAGGATAGGAAGGAGGCTAAAAGGAGGAGGAAAGAGGAGAGGAGATGGAAGAAAGAGGAGAAGCGTAGGCGTCGGGAGGAGAGACAGCGCAGAAAGGAAGAAAGACATGCCCAGAAACTAAAATCGAAGTCAGCTAATGCCATGTCTTCGCCATCAGATACGGAGAGAAATCCTGATTGCCATGCTTCTTATGATGAGCATCTGAGGAAGGGGGATGTCGAGGAGTCAGAGTCCATGCAGAAAAGGCTTGAGATTGAGCTGCGGGAGAAGGCTCTTGAATCTCTCAGAGCAAAAAAGGGCATCAGCCATTAA
- the LOC107818409 gene encoding uncharacterized protein LOC107818409 isoform X1 produces MSGGFFRGTSAEQDTRFSNKQAKLLKSQKFAPELEHLVDMTKVKMDVMKPWIAKRVTELIGFEDEVLINFIYGLLERKVVNGKEVQISLTGFMERNTGKFMKELWALLLSAQNNASGVPQLFLEAKEEEMRKKKVETDRIANEIHKKKERESRELDQEKRKMMDDYASNSRQKNAALEPSPKHQPRVRSTDDLDHVDRNGSRRIHRVSRSPRSADHSPSPRRSRSISKSFSNSRSYSGERRRSRSTSGSPLERRGRSLSSERVYRSPPRLSVSPRRKHSPQQSLSPPRHRQRSTSRVRQGSPFVARYRRRSPFRRRRSPIRCRSRSPIQRRSRSPIRRRSRSPMWRRSRSPSRRSPGRYRSRSPIRRRSPLLRRTPNSTKRRSPSPVGRGYHRSPLSPRSSLSPAQRKSFISGRKRSLTPARRSISPQESLSPSPIYRKSPSPIRKRILKNESSPVQSPRGRIRSRVKYSPIRHAPPVKTEAHKGSRSLERSRPISSRSPQRDVYDRKDSRKKESLLPPRRRRSPSVSESPRSRSASESPPTKRERSPSENRGPKSTLNQRERKTIDTDSPNPGKLREHRVSSNISAKIADEKEMNHSREAFEHKPRSSRKIATTPDPNKDLEKGRDEEEFSEFHSHSDRMESRKRNEVMKSEKFSAMMEQTKELDQQKSPSSHRHSHSVKRERESYAGESFKAEKEYLSHANYIKGKELLESETPLTSSRKVEQNDQSGDEGSASEESEKRRAKVKEKRKHKRSGKYESSSDDSYDSDVEDRKEAKRRRKEERRWKKEEKRRRREERQRRKEERHAQKLKSKSANAMSSPSDTERNPDCHASYDEHLRKGDVEESESMQKRLEIELREKALESLRAKKGISH; encoded by the exons ATGTCGGGCGGGTTTTTCCGG GGTACGTCGGCCGAGCAGGACACTCGGTTCTCTAATAAGCAAGCTAAGCTGTTGAAATCTCAGAAGTTCGCTCCTGAATTGGAACATCTG GTGGACATGACCAAAGTAAAGATGGATGTAATGAAACCATGGATTGCCAAACGAGTTACCGAGCTTATTGGTTTTGAAGATGAAGTTCTTATCAATTTCATTTATGGCCTTCTTGAACGAAAG GTAGTTAACGGCAAGGAGGTTCAAATTTCACTTACTGGATTCATGGAAAGAAACACTGGCAAATTTATGAAAGAGCTTTGGGCGCTACTACTTAGTGCACAGAACAATGCAAGCGGTGTTCCTCAGCTGTTCCTAGAAGCCAAAGAAGAggaaatgagaaagaagaag GTTGAGACGGATCGAATTGCCAACGAGATTCATaagaaaaaggagagagagagTAGGGAGCTGGATCAAGAGAAAAGGAAGATGATG GACGATTATGCCAGCAATTCGAGACAAAAAAATGCTGCACTGGAGCCAAGTCCGAAACACCAGCCTCGGGTGCGCTCCACAGATGATTTAGACCATGTTGACAGGAATGGCTCAAGAAGAATACACAG GGTCTCTAGATCCCCACGTTCAGCAGATCATTCACCCTCCCCGAG GAGATCAAGGTCAATCAGCAAGTCATTTTCTAATTCAAGGAGTTATTCTGG TGAAAGGCGCAGGTCACGAAGTACATCCGGATCTCCTTTAGAACGGAGGGGTCGCTCACTTTCATCTGAAAGGGTATACCGCTCTCCACCAAGGCTCTCTGTTTCACCTCGTAGGAAGCATTCACCTCAACAATCTCTCTCTCCACCAAGACACAGGCAAAGATCAACCTCCCGAGTACGTCAAGGGTCACCTTTTGTTGCACGGTATCGAAGACGTTCTCCATTCCGACGTAGGAGGTCTCCCATTCGATGTAGATCGAGGTCTCCCATTCAACGTAGATCGAGGTCTCCGATTAGGCGTAGATCACGATCCCCTATGTGGCGTAGGTCACGGTCTCCAAGTAGACGCTCACCAGGGCGATATAGATCAAGGTCACCTATTAGACGTCGATCACCACTTCTGCGCAGAACACCGAATTCAACAAAACGTAGGTCCCCTTCTCCGGTGGGTCGGGGTTACCACCGATCTCCATTGAGTCCTCGAAGTTCTCTATCTCCAGCACAACGAAAATCCTTCATATCTGGCAGGAAAAGATCCTTAACCCCTGCCAGAAGGTCTATTTCACCTCAAGAATCACTTTCTCCCTCACCCATTTACCGCAAGTCTCCTTCACCAATCAGAAAGAGAATATTGAAGAATGAAAGTTCACCAGTTCAATCTCCTCGGGGAAGGATAAG GAGCCGTGTAAAATACTCCCCTATTCGACATGCTCCTCCAGTAAAAACTGAGGCGCATAAAGGATCCAGATCATTGGAACGTAGTCGTCCTATTTCTTCTAGGTCACCACAGAGGGACGTATATGACCGTAAGGATTCACGAAAAAAAGAGTCGCTTTTGCCTCCTCGGCGACGGCGGTCACCATCTGTTTCAGAATCTCCACGCTCCAGATCAGCCTCAGAATCTCCACCAACAAAAAGGGAAAGGAGTCCTAGTGAAAATAGAGG GCCAAAGAGTACTTTGAACCAGAGGGAGAGAAAGACAATTGACACTGACAGCCCAAATCCCGGGAAATTGAGAGAGCACAGAGTTAGTTCTAACATTTCTGCGAAAATTGCAGATGAGAAAGAAATGAACCATTCAAG GGAGGCCTTTGAGCATAAACCTAGGTCTTCAAGAAAAATTGCTACAACACCTGATCCAAATAAAGATCTTGAAAAGGGGCGGGATGAGGAAGAATTTTCTGAATTTCATAGCCATTCAGATCGCATGGAGTCAAGAAAGCGAAATGAAGTGATGAAGAG TGAAAAATTTTCTGCAATGATGGAGCAAACAAAGGAACTGGATCAACAAAAGTCACCATCAAGCCATAGACACTCTCATTCAGTTAAGAGGGAAAGGGAATCATATGCTGGGGAGAGCTTCAAAGCAGAGAAGGAATACCTGTCTCATGCAAACTATATCAAGGGCAAAGAGCTACTTGAGTCAGAAACTCCCCTCACTTCATCAAGGAAAGTTGAGCAGAATGATCAAAGTGGTGATGAGGGTTCTGCTTCTGAGGAAAGTGAAAAGCGTAGAGCTAAAGTTAAGGAAAAAAGAAAGCATAAGAGGTCTGGCAAATATGAGTCATCGTCAGATGATAGTTATGACTCTGATGTTGAGGATAGGAAGGAGGCTAAAAGGAGGAGGAAAGAGGAGAGGAGATGGAAGAAAGAGGAGAAGCGTAGGCGTCGGGAGGAGAGACAGCGCAGAAAGGAAGAAAGACATGCCCAGAAACTAAAATCGAAGTCAGCTAATGCCATGTCTTCGCCATCAGATACGGAGAGAAATCCTGATTGCCATGCTTCTTATGATGAGCATCTGAGGAAGGGGGATGTCGAGGAGTCAGAGTCCATGCAGAAAAGGCTTGAGATTGAGCTGCGGGAGAAGGCTCTTGAATCTCTCAGAGCAAAAAAGGGCATCAGCCATTAA